One Micromonospora sp. WMMD812 genomic window carries:
- a CDS encoding 1-deoxy-D-xylulose-5-phosphate synthase, whose product MSLLDDVNQPADLNRLTGDQLGSLATEIREFLVEAVCRRGGHLGPNLGMVELTLALHRVFRSPHDRIIFDTGHQAYVHKLLTGRRERFTRLRGRGGLSGYPRRAESPHDIVENSHASTALSYADGLSRAYALDGIRRTVVAVIGDGALTGGLAWEALNNLATSPGRVVIVLNDNGRSYAPTVGGLAAHLAGLHTAATGDDPAGPTPDAPTIFQALGLAYLGPVDGHDVAQVEAALRTARAGDRSVVVHCVTRKGYGHVPSEADEADRLHAVGVVDPRTGQPANAPGRTWTDAFSDELVAMGEDCPDLVAVSAAMLGPTGLAGFGARYPDRTIDVGIAEQHAVTSAAGLAIGGKHPVVAVYATFLNRAVDQVLLDVALHRLPVTLVLDRAGITGPDGPSHHGMWDLALLGAVPGLRVAAPRDETTLREELREAVADQDGPTVLRFPKARVGDEIPALYRTGGLDVLRTAAGAPVLLVAVGAMAAPALRAADLLAEAGVECTVVDPRWVRPVNPALAGLAAEHALVVTVEDGVRDGGVGGAVALAFADAGVGSPVRALGLPTSFITHGERAGLLAEHGLDPPGICAAVLHQVSTLPADLAVRVRARAQQPLTPLPG is encoded by the coding sequence ATGTCCCTGCTTGACGATGTCAACCAGCCCGCAGACCTCAATCGGCTCACCGGCGACCAGCTCGGGTCGCTCGCGACCGAGATCCGGGAGTTCCTCGTCGAGGCGGTCTGCCGGCGGGGCGGGCACCTCGGGCCCAACCTCGGCATGGTCGAGCTGACCCTCGCGCTGCACCGCGTGTTCCGCTCCCCGCACGACCGGATCATCTTCGACACCGGGCACCAGGCGTACGTCCACAAGCTGCTCACCGGCCGACGGGAGCGCTTCACCAGGCTGCGCGGGCGGGGCGGCCTGTCGGGCTACCCGCGACGTGCCGAGTCACCGCACGACATCGTCGAGAACTCCCACGCCTCGACCGCGCTCTCCTACGCGGACGGGCTCTCCCGCGCGTACGCCCTGGACGGGATCCGCCGCACGGTGGTGGCGGTCATCGGCGACGGCGCCCTCACCGGCGGACTCGCCTGGGAGGCGCTGAACAACCTGGCGACCTCGCCGGGCCGCGTGGTGATCGTCCTCAACGACAACGGCCGGTCGTACGCCCCGACGGTGGGCGGCCTGGCCGCCCACCTCGCCGGCCTGCACACCGCCGCCACCGGTGACGACCCGGCCGGGCCGACGCCCGACGCGCCGACCATCTTCCAGGCGCTCGGGCTGGCGTACCTCGGCCCGGTCGACGGTCACGACGTCGCACAGGTCGAGGCGGCGCTGCGCACCGCCCGCGCCGGTGACCGGTCGGTCGTGGTGCACTGCGTCACCCGGAAGGGGTACGGGCACGTGCCGAGCGAGGCCGACGAGGCCGACCGGCTGCACGCCGTCGGCGTGGTCGACCCGCGGACCGGCCAGCCGGCCAACGCGCCGGGCCGGACCTGGACGGATGCCTTCTCCGACGAACTGGTGGCCATGGGCGAGGACTGCCCCGACCTGGTGGCGGTCTCGGCGGCGATGCTCGGCCCCACCGGCCTCGCCGGCTTCGGGGCGCGCTACCCCGACCGGACCATCGACGTCGGCATCGCCGAGCAGCACGCCGTCACCTCGGCGGCCGGGCTCGCCATCGGCGGCAAGCATCCGGTGGTCGCCGTCTACGCCACTTTCCTCAACCGGGCGGTCGACCAGGTTCTGCTCGACGTGGCCCTGCACCGGCTGCCGGTCACCCTCGTGCTCGACCGGGCGGGGATCACCGGCCCGGACGGGCCCAGCCACCACGGCATGTGGGACCTGGCGCTGCTGGGCGCGGTGCCGGGGCTGCGGGTGGCCGCGCCACGCGACGAGACGACCCTGCGCGAGGAGCTGCGGGAGGCGGTCGCCGACCAGGACGGGCCCACGGTGCTGCGGTTCCCGAAGGCCAGGGTGGGCGACGAGATCCCCGCCCTCTACCGGACCGGCGGTCTGGACGTCCTGCGCACCGCGGCGGGCGCGCCGGTCCTCCTGGTCGCCGTCGGCGCGATGGCCGCGCCCGCGCTGCGCGCGGCCGACCTGCTCGCGGAAGCTGGCGTGGAGTGCACGGTCGTGGACCCGCGCTGGGTCCGGCCGGTGAACCCGGCGCTGGCCGGTCTGGCCGCCGAACACGCCCTGGTGGTCACCGTCGAGGACGGCGTCCGCGACGGGGGCGTGGGGGGCGCCGTCGCGCTGGCGTTCGCCGACGCGGGCGTGGGCAGCCCGGTGCGCGCCCTGGGCCTGCCGACGTCGTTCATCACCCACGGCGAGCGGGCCGGTCTGCTCGCCGAGCACGGGCTGGACCCGCCCGGCATCTGCGCCGCGGTGCTGCACCAGGTGTCCACCCTCCCCGCCGACCTCGCCGTGCGGGTGCGGGCCCGGGCGCAGCAGCCGCTGACCCCGCTGCCCGGATGA
- a CDS encoding diacylglycerol kinase family protein, whose amino-acid sequence MRTKQELGAAIRRERRAALVVNAHSRWGRHLYERACSLLTAAGFDLIATHPVEQPARLEATLAAAADLGPDLLIAGGGDGTLSAAARLLAHRDIALGLLPLGTTNNFARTVGVPLHLDQAVAVLSDGKVVDVDLGLAGDVPFTNHVGIGLSADIMLRTPPRLKRLAGRVAYPLTALTMLARQRPLRATIRTGGTERTFVTHQLYVANGGFHAGRPITADADADDRLLVAYPVGSGTRRGLLRDTLRNATSGHRRTLREEPFLAVGELWLETDQPARVEVDGELRGRTPIRVGLAANALRVMAPAGTVDR is encoded by the coding sequence ATGCGGACGAAGCAGGAGCTGGGTGCGGCCATCCGGCGAGAGCGGCGGGCCGCCCTCGTCGTCAACGCCCACTCCCGCTGGGGCCGCCACCTGTACGAACGGGCCTGCTCGTTGTTGACGGCCGCCGGCTTCGACCTGATCGCCACCCACCCGGTGGAGCAGCCGGCCCGGCTCGAGGCGACCCTCGCCGCGGCCGCCGACCTCGGGCCGGACCTGCTCATCGCCGGCGGCGGGGACGGCACCCTGAGCGCCGCCGCGCGTCTGCTCGCCCACCGCGACATCGCACTCGGCCTGCTGCCGTTGGGCACCACCAACAACTTCGCGCGGACGGTCGGCGTTCCGCTGCACCTGGACCAGGCCGTCGCCGTCCTCAGCGACGGCAAGGTGGTCGACGTCGACCTCGGACTCGCGGGCGACGTCCCGTTCACCAACCACGTCGGCATCGGCCTCTCCGCCGACATCATGCTCCGGACGCCGCCCCGGCTGAAGCGCCTCGCCGGTCGGGTCGCGTACCCGCTCACCGCGCTGACCATGCTGGCCCGGCAACGTCCGCTACGGGCCACGATCCGCACCGGCGGGACGGAGCGCACCTTCGTCACGCACCAGCTGTACGTGGCCAACGGCGGCTTCCACGCCGGACGGCCGATCACCGCCGACGCGGACGCCGACGACCGGCTCCTGGTCGCGTACCCGGTGGGCAGCGGCACTCGACGCGGCCTGCTCCGCGACACCCTCCGCAACGCGACGAGCGGCCACCGCCGGACCCTGCGCGAGGAGCCGTTCCTCGCCGTCGGCGAGCTGTGGCTGGAGACCGACCAGCCCGCCCGGGTGGAGGTCGACGGCGAGCTGCGCGGACGCACGCCGATCCGGGTCGGCCTGGCCGCGAACGCGCTGCGCGTGATGGCGCCCGCGGGCACGGTGGACCGCTAG
- a CDS encoding NAD(P)-dependent oxidoreductase — translation MAGAQRVAVLGLGGMGSPMAANILRAGLPTVVWNRRPEPARRLGELGAEVADAPGDAVRRADVVITMVTDADAVLDIADGRGMLAAMPDGAIWAQMSTIGVDGTGRVARLVAERRPGVVLVDAPVAGSRGPAEQGKLLVLASGPEEARERTAAVFDAVGQRTVWVGPAGAGSRLKLANNLMLAFLSEGLAEAIAFGRALGLDRSAVLGALQGGPLAAPWAAEKMERIARDDYSPQYPLTLALKDVNLALREVDVDRFAVASTLAAQWQRAVDRGFGADDVTVVTRALEH, via the coding sequence ATGGCGGGAGCGCAGCGCGTGGCCGTACTCGGGCTCGGCGGGATGGGTTCGCCGATGGCGGCCAACATCCTCCGGGCCGGCCTGCCCACCGTGGTGTGGAACCGCCGCCCGGAGCCGGCCCGCCGCCTCGGCGAGCTGGGCGCCGAGGTCGCCGACGCCCCGGGGGACGCGGTACGCCGGGCGGACGTGGTGATCACGATGGTGACCGACGCGGACGCCGTCCTGGACATCGCCGACGGTCGGGGCATGCTGGCCGCGATGCCCGACGGGGCGATCTGGGCACAGATGAGCACCATCGGGGTCGACGGCACCGGGCGGGTCGCCCGACTGGTCGCCGAGCGCCGGCCCGGCGTCGTCCTGGTGGACGCCCCGGTGGCGGGCAGTCGGGGGCCGGCCGAACAGGGGAAGCTTCTCGTCCTCGCCTCCGGCCCGGAGGAGGCGCGGGAGCGGACCGCTGCGGTCTTCGACGCGGTGGGGCAGCGTACGGTCTGGGTCGGCCCGGCCGGGGCCGGCTCGCGGCTCAAGCTGGCCAACAACCTGATGCTCGCCTTCCTCTCCGAGGGGCTCGCCGAGGCGATCGCGTTCGGCCGGGCGCTCGGACTGGACCGGTCGGCGGTGCTCGGCGCGCTGCAGGGAGGTCCGCTGGCCGCGCCCTGGGCGGCGGAGAAGATGGAGCGGATCGCCCGCGACGACTACTCCCCGCAGTATCCGCTCACTCTCGCGCTCAAGGACGTGAACCTGGCGCTGCGCGAGGTCGACGTCGACCGGTTCGCCGTGGCCAGCACCCTGGCCGCGCAGTGGCAGCGGGCGGTGGACCGCGGGTTCGGCGCGGACGACGTCACCGTGGTCACCCGCGCTCTGGAGCACTGA
- a CDS encoding long-chain fatty acid--CoA ligase, with protein sequence MAGLADMVWDNAQTDPDAVQFLRPDPVPRSWPVAGPLRDGPSPVTCRQFRDDVLTMARGLVAAGVERGDRIGLMSRTRYEWTLIDYALWSIGAITVPVYDNSSAEQVHWILTDSGAVGCVVETAEDAATVAGVRQDLPELRQVWQIDGGDLIALAGQGRAVDDAQVEARRRAVTGDDVATIVYTSGTTGRPKGCALTHRGIHCDVTGATVALRDLLRPGASTVLFLPLAHAFARLIQVGMVYRRATMVHGPDMSAVPAQLRKYRPTFLLAVPRMFEKAHDKARRRADETRRGWLFRLAERVAVRHSRAMDRRRGPGLLLRPAHAVFEVLVYRKLRGVFGGRCRLAIVGGAPLGERLGHFFRGAGLTVLEGYGLTETSPALTTNTPSAMRIGTAGRPLSDVQLRIADDGEILARGPVVFPGYWNNPDATRDTFTGDGWLRTGDLGSIDADGYLTITGRKKEIMVTAAGQTLAPAPIEERIREHPLVSQVMLVGDRRPYVAALVTIDEQAWPRWRAAHGLPAVPVGQLRRNPELRGEIQAAVERANATVSHAEQVKTFDILPRDFTEDAGELTPTLKIKRAAVQEHYGADIDALYRGH encoded by the coding sequence ATGGCGGGCCTGGCCGACATGGTGTGGGACAACGCCCAGACGGATCCCGACGCGGTGCAGTTCCTGCGCCCCGACCCGGTCCCCCGGTCGTGGCCGGTGGCCGGGCCGCTGCGCGACGGGCCGTCGCCGGTGACCTGCCGGCAGTTCCGCGACGACGTGCTCACCATGGCCCGGGGGCTGGTCGCCGCCGGCGTGGAGCGCGGCGACCGCATCGGGTTGATGAGCCGAACCCGCTACGAGTGGACTCTCATCGACTACGCACTGTGGTCGATCGGTGCGATCACCGTCCCCGTGTACGACAACTCCAGCGCGGAGCAGGTGCACTGGATCCTGACGGACTCGGGCGCGGTGGGGTGCGTGGTCGAGACCGCCGAGGACGCCGCGACGGTGGCGGGCGTACGCCAGGACCTGCCCGAGCTGCGCCAGGTGTGGCAGATCGACGGCGGCGATCTGATCGCGCTGGCCGGGCAGGGCCGGGCCGTCGACGACGCGCAGGTCGAGGCGCGACGGCGCGCGGTGACCGGCGACGACGTCGCCACGATCGTGTACACCAGCGGCACCACCGGGCGGCCGAAGGGCTGCGCGCTGACCCACCGCGGCATCCACTGCGACGTCACCGGCGCCACGGTCGCGCTCCGGGACCTGCTGCGCCCGGGCGCGTCGACGGTGCTGTTCCTGCCGTTGGCCCACGCCTTCGCGCGGTTGATCCAGGTCGGCATGGTGTACCGGCGGGCGACGATGGTGCACGGCCCCGACATGTCCGCCGTCCCGGCGCAGCTGCGGAAGTACCGACCCACGTTCCTCCTCGCCGTGCCCCGGATGTTCGAGAAGGCGCACGACAAGGCGCGACGGCGGGCCGACGAGACGCGCCGGGGGTGGCTGTTCCGCCTCGCCGAGCGCGTGGCCGTCCGCCACAGCCGGGCCATGGACCGGCGTCGAGGTCCAGGGCTGCTGCTGCGACCGGCGCACGCGGTGTTCGAGGTCCTGGTGTACCGCAAGCTGCGCGGCGTCTTCGGCGGCCGGTGCCGGTTGGCCATCGTCGGCGGGGCGCCGCTCGGGGAGCGGCTGGGGCACTTCTTCCGCGGCGCGGGGCTGACGGTGCTGGAGGGGTACGGGCTGACCGAGACCTCGCCGGCGTTGACGACGAACACGCCGTCGGCGATGCGGATCGGCACGGCCGGCCGACCCCTCTCCGACGTCCAGCTCCGTATCGCCGACGACGGCGAGATCCTCGCCCGCGGGCCGGTCGTGTTCCCCGGCTACTGGAACAACCCCGACGCCACCCGGGACACCTTCACCGGCGACGGCTGGCTGCGCACCGGCGACCTGGGCAGCATCGACGCCGACGGGTACCTCACCATCACCGGCCGCAAGAAGGAGATCATGGTGACGGCTGCGGGCCAGACCCTCGCGCCGGCGCCGATCGAGGAGAGGATCCGCGAGCATCCGCTGGTCAGCCAGGTCATGCTCGTCGGCGACCGCCGCCCGTACGTCGCCGCCCTCGTCACCATCGACGAGCAGGCGTGGCCGCGGTGGCGCGCGGCGCACGGGCTGCCCGCCGTGCCCGTCGGACAACTGCGGCGCAACCCGGAGCTGCGCGGCGAGATCCAGGCCGCGGTCGAGCGGGCCAACGCGACCGTCTCGCACGCGGAACAGGTCAAGACCTTCGACATCCTGCCCCGGGACTTCACCGAGGACGCCGGTGAGCTCACCCCCACGTTGAAGATCAAGCGTGCGGCGGTGCAGGAGCACTACGGTGCGGACATCGACGCGCTCTACCGGGGGCACTGA
- the hpnC gene encoding squalene synthase HpnC has product MSQQTVVPAVHRLAQARAEENFPVALRVLPARHRRHLIAVYGYARHVDDVGDEPMAPGVDRLAELDRIEAELRALYTGRTVSHPVVRALAPTVAQCRLPLDALVRLVEANRVDQRVTHYGTFAQLVDYCTLSANPVGELVLHVFGQAGPAQRALSDRICTALQLVEHLQDVAEDHRRGRIYLPAEDRERFGVTEDDLARPAANRPLRELIAFEAERARAWIDAGAPLVSALRGWARLAVSGYLAGGRATLDALAEADHDPLRWSVRPRRGRVLRRWLSATVRSAG; this is encoded by the coding sequence ATGAGTCAGCAGACCGTCGTGCCCGCGGTGCACCGGCTCGCCCAGGCCCGGGCGGAGGAGAACTTCCCCGTGGCGCTCCGGGTGCTGCCCGCGCGGCACCGCCGCCACCTCATCGCCGTCTACGGGTACGCCCGCCACGTCGACGACGTCGGCGACGAGCCCATGGCGCCCGGGGTCGACCGGCTCGCCGAGCTGGACCGGATCGAGGCCGAACTGCGCGCGCTGTACACCGGCCGCACGGTGAGCCATCCGGTGGTCCGGGCCCTCGCCCCGACCGTGGCCCAGTGCCGCCTTCCCCTCGACGCGCTGGTCCGGCTCGTCGAGGCGAACCGGGTCGACCAGCGGGTCACCCACTACGGCACCTTCGCTCAGCTGGTCGACTACTGCACCCTGTCCGCGAACCCGGTCGGTGAGCTGGTGCTGCACGTGTTCGGACAGGCCGGGCCGGCGCAACGGGCGCTCTCCGACCGGATCTGCACGGCGCTGCAACTGGTCGAGCACCTGCAGGACGTGGCCGAGGACCACCGGCGCGGCCGGATCTACCTGCCGGCGGAGGACCGGGAACGGTTCGGGGTCACCGAGGACGACCTGGCCCGACCCGCCGCGAACCGGCCGCTGCGCGAGCTGATCGCCTTCGAGGCGGAGCGGGCCCGGGCCTGGATCGACGCCGGCGCGCCGCTGGTGTCGGCGCTGCGTGGCTGGGCCCGGCTGGCGGTCAGCGGCTACCTGGCCGGTGGCCGGGCAACCCTCGACGCGCTCGCGGAGGCCGACCACGACCCGCTGCGGTGGTCCGTGCGCCCCCGCCGCGGGCGGGTGCTGCGCCGCTGGCTGTCCGCGACCGTGCGGAGCGCCGGATGA
- a CDS encoding glycoside hydrolase family 2 protein has protein sequence MPLHEGWTLRALPGPQVPAGIVGRAVPATVPGCVHTDLLAAGLIPDPFQDDNELALSWIGRTDWVYETTFHHDPDDADRVELVCAGLDTVATLTLNGVELGRTENMHRGYRFDVRSSLRPGGNTLTVLFESAYRYAEGHRDRLGDRPNAYPEPFHFIRKMACNFGWDWGPTLVTAGIWQPIGLHAWSTARLATVRPLVTIDGRDGRVELRVEVERAAAVPVTVHATVAGATGETTLAPGARTAVLTLAVREPALWWPRGYGEPARHPLRVELRGPDGRTLDTWSRRIGFRSVRLDTGPDAHGSAFTLHVNDVPVFVRGVNWIPDDTFPTRITRERLAGRLRQATDANVNLLRVWGGGRYESEDFYDLADEAGLLVQQDFLFACAAYPEEEPFRSEVAAEAAEQVTRLASHPSLVLWTGNNENLWGWRAWGWQQSLAGRTWGRGYYLDLLPRIVGEWDPTRPYWPGSPWSGSEEIHPNDPAHGSTHIWDVWNADDYTKYREYVPRFVAEFGFQAPPAYATLRRALSDQPLAPDSRGMAHHQKAADGERKLRRALDAHLPPPRDFDDWHWLTQLNQARAIALGIEHFRSHRGVCMGTILWQLNDCWPVTSWSAVDGDGRPKPLWYALRRAYADRLLTLQPRDDAVALVAVNDTATGWRAAASVIRSALTGEPKAKTTLDLDVPAYSRVTLTLPAELARPDDPDRELLTADTDDTTDRALWFFAEDRAVRWPSADYEAVVRPAPDGQRVQITARTILRDLTLFPDRLDPGASVDRALVTLLPGESATFTVRSPGALEPAALTTRPVLRCVND, from the coding sequence ATGCCGTTGCACGAGGGGTGGACCCTGCGGGCGCTGCCGGGGCCGCAGGTCCCCGCCGGGATCGTCGGCCGGGCGGTGCCGGCGACCGTCCCCGGCTGCGTGCACACCGACCTGCTCGCGGCCGGGCTGATCCCCGACCCGTTCCAGGACGACAACGAGCTGGCGCTGTCGTGGATCGGGCGGACGGACTGGGTCTACGAGACGACGTTCCACCACGACCCCGACGACGCCGACCGGGTGGAGCTGGTCTGCGCCGGCCTGGACACGGTCGCCACGCTCACCCTCAACGGGGTGGAGCTGGGCCGGACGGAGAACATGCACCGCGGCTACCGGTTCGACGTGCGGTCGTCGCTGCGCCCCGGCGGCAACACGCTGACGGTGCTCTTCGAGTCGGCCTACCGGTACGCCGAGGGGCACCGGGACCGGCTCGGCGACCGGCCCAACGCCTACCCGGAGCCGTTCCACTTCATCCGGAAGATGGCCTGCAACTTCGGCTGGGACTGGGGTCCGACACTGGTCACCGCCGGGATCTGGCAACCGATCGGGCTGCACGCCTGGTCGACCGCCCGGCTCGCCACCGTCCGCCCGCTGGTCACGATCGACGGGCGCGACGGCCGCGTCGAGCTGCGCGTCGAGGTCGAGCGGGCGGCCGCCGTGCCGGTCACCGTGCACGCCACGGTGGCCGGCGCGACCGGCGAGACGACCCTCGCGCCCGGCGCGCGCACGGCGGTGCTGACCCTCGCCGTCCGCGAGCCCGCACTCTGGTGGCCCCGGGGGTACGGCGAGCCGGCCCGCCACCCGCTCCGGGTGGAGCTGCGCGGCCCCGACGGCCGCACCCTCGACACCTGGTCGCGGCGGATCGGCTTCCGCTCGGTGCGGCTGGACACCGGCCCGGACGCCCACGGCTCGGCCTTCACCCTGCACGTCAACGACGTGCCGGTGTTCGTGCGGGGAGTCAACTGGATCCCGGACGACACCTTCCCCACCCGGATCACCCGCGAGCGGCTGGCCGGGCGACTGCGGCAGGCCACCGACGCCAACGTCAACCTGCTGCGCGTCTGGGGCGGCGGCCGGTACGAGTCGGAGGACTTCTACGACCTGGCCGACGAGGCGGGGCTGCTGGTGCAGCAGGACTTCCTGTTCGCCTGCGCGGCCTACCCCGAGGAGGAGCCGTTTCGTTCGGAGGTCGCCGCGGAGGCCGCCGAACAGGTGACCCGGCTCGCCAGCCACCCCAGCCTGGTGCTCTGGACGGGAAACAACGAGAACCTGTGGGGCTGGCGCGCCTGGGGCTGGCAGCAGTCGCTCGCCGGGCGCACCTGGGGGCGCGGCTACTACCTCGACCTGCTCCCCCGCATCGTCGGCGAGTGGGATCCGACCCGCCCGTACTGGCCGGGCAGCCCCTGGTCGGGCAGCGAGGAGATCCATCCGAACGACCCGGCGCACGGCAGCACGCACATCTGGGACGTGTGGAACGCCGACGACTACACGAAGTACCGGGAGTACGTGCCCCGGTTCGTCGCCGAGTTCGGCTTCCAGGCACCGCCGGCGTACGCCACGCTGCGCCGGGCGCTCTCCGACCAGCCACTCGCCCCCGACTCCCGCGGAATGGCCCATCACCAGAAGGCCGCCGACGGCGAGCGGAAGCTGCGACGGGCCCTGGACGCCCACCTGCCGCCGCCGCGCGACTTCGACGACTGGCACTGGCTCACCCAGCTCAACCAGGCCCGGGCGATCGCCCTCGGCATCGAACACTTCCGCTCCCACCGGGGCGTCTGCATGGGCACCATCCTGTGGCAGCTCAACGACTGCTGGCCGGTCACCTCCTGGTCCGCCGTGGACGGCGACGGCCGCCCCAAACCGCTGTGGTACGCGCTGCGCCGCGCGTACGCCGACCGGCTCCTCACCCTCCAACCGCGCGACGACGCCGTCGCCCTGGTCGCCGTCAACGACACCGCGACCGGCTGGCGGGCCGCGGCATCGGTCATCCGGTCGGCCCTCACCGGCGAGCCGAAGGCGAAGACCACTCTGGACCTGGACGTCCCCGCGTACTCCCGGGTGACGCTGACCCTGCCGGCGGAGCTGGCCCGGCCCGACGACCCGGATCGCGAACTGCTCACCGCCGACACCGACGACACGACCGACCGGGCCCTGTGGTTCTTCGCCGAGGACCGGGCCGTCCGCTGGCCGTCGGCGGACTACGAGGCGGTGGTACGGCCGGCCCCGGACGGACAGCGGGTCCAGATCACCGCCCGGACGATCCTGCGCGACCTCACCCTCTTCCCGGACCGCCTGGACCCCGGGGCGAGCGTGGACCGGGCGCTGGTCACCCTGCTGCCCGGGGAGTCCGCCACCTTCACCGTGCGGTCGCCGGGGGCGTTGGAGCCGGCGGCGTTGACCACGCGCCCGGTACTGCGCTGCGTCAACGACTGA